A single window of Kitasatospora sp. HUAS MG31 DNA harbors:
- the hutH gene encoding histidine ammonia-lyase — MDMHSAVAPDAPVVQVGKADVTAEDVLAVARGNARVEIGPDAHAEMAAARARIDALAAEPRPVYGVSTGFGALAVRHISPELRAQLQRSLVRSHAAGMGPFVEREVVRALMFLRMKTLASGRTGVRPLVAETMAAILNAGITPAVREFGSLGCSGDLAPLSHCALVLMGEGTAFGPDGEEKDAGELLAAAGIEPVELLEKEGLALINGTDGMLGMLVMALADLRRLFTTADITAAMSLEALLGTDKVLAPELHAPIRPHPGQALSAANMLAVLKGSGLTGHHQDDAPRVQDAYSIRCAPQVAGAGRDTLAHAATVADRELAASVDNPVVLPDGRVESNGNFHGAPVAYVLDFLAIAAADLGSISERRTDRLLDKARSHGLPAFLADDPGVDSGLMIAQYTQAALVSENKRHAVPASVDSIPSSAMQEDHVSMGWSAARKLRQTVQNLTRVLAVELVAAGRALEIRAEGGSGPLAPATAAAIAVAREAGVGGPGRDRFLSPDLEAAAALVASGALVEAVEKVTGPLA, encoded by the coding sequence ATGGATATGCACAGTGCTGTGGCCCCCGACGCGCCCGTGGTCCAGGTCGGGAAGGCCGACGTCACCGCCGAGGACGTCCTCGCCGTCGCGCGAGGCAATGCGCGGGTCGAGATCGGCCCCGACGCGCACGCCGAGATGGCCGCCGCGCGCGCCAGGATCGACGCCCTGGCCGCCGAGCCCCGGCCGGTCTACGGCGTCTCGACCGGCTTCGGCGCGCTCGCCGTCCGGCACATCAGCCCGGAGCTGCGCGCCCAGCTGCAGCGCTCGCTGGTCCGCTCGCACGCCGCCGGCATGGGCCCGTTCGTCGAGCGCGAGGTCGTCCGCGCCCTGATGTTCCTGCGGATGAAGACCCTCGCCTCCGGCCGGACCGGCGTCCGCCCGCTGGTCGCCGAGACCATGGCCGCCATCCTCAACGCCGGCATCACCCCGGCGGTCCGCGAGTTCGGCTCGCTCGGCTGCTCCGGCGACCTCGCCCCGCTCTCGCACTGCGCGCTGGTGCTGATGGGCGAGGGCACCGCCTTCGGCCCGGACGGCGAGGAGAAGGACGCCGGCGAGCTGCTGGCCGCCGCCGGCATCGAGCCGGTCGAGCTGCTGGAGAAGGAGGGCCTGGCCCTCATCAACGGCACCGACGGCATGCTCGGCATGCTGGTGATGGCCCTCGCCGACCTCCGCCGGCTGTTCACCACCGCGGACATCACCGCCGCGATGTCCCTGGAGGCGCTGCTCGGCACCGACAAGGTGCTCGCCCCCGAGCTGCACGCCCCGATCCGCCCGCACCCGGGCCAGGCGCTGAGCGCCGCCAACATGCTCGCCGTCCTCAAGGGCTCCGGCCTCACCGGCCACCACCAGGACGACGCCCCCCGCGTCCAGGACGCGTACTCGATCCGCTGCGCCCCGCAGGTGGCCGGCGCCGGGCGCGACACCCTGGCGCACGCCGCCACCGTCGCCGACCGCGAGCTCGCCGCCTCGGTGGACAACCCGGTGGTCCTGCCCGACGGCCGGGTCGAGTCCAACGGCAACTTCCACGGCGCCCCGGTGGCGTACGTGCTGGACTTCCTCGCCATCGCCGCCGCCGACCTGGGCTCGATCTCCGAGCGCCGCACCGACCGGCTGCTGGACAAGGCCCGCTCGCACGGCCTGCCGGCCTTCCTGGCCGACGACCCGGGCGTGGACTCCGGCCTGATGATCGCCCAGTACACCCAGGCCGCCCTGGTCAGCGAGAACAAGCGGCACGCCGTGCCGGCCTCGGTCGACTCCATCCCGTCCTCCGCCATGCAGGAGGACCACGTGTCGATGGGCTGGTCGGCCGCCCGCAAGCTGCGCCAGACCGTGCAGAACCTCACCCGGGTGCTGGCGGTGGAGCTGGTCGCCGCCGGCCGCGCGCTGGAGATCCGCGCGGAGGGCGGCAGCGGCCCGCTCGCCCCGGCCACCGCCGCGGCCATCGCCGTCGCCCGCGAGGCCGGCGTCGGCGGCCCCGGCCGGGACCGCTTCCTGTCGCCCGACCTGGAGGCCGCGGCCGCGCTGGTCGCCTCCGGCGCCCTGGTCGAGGCCGTCGAGAAGGTCACCGGGCCGCTGGCCTGA
- the fdhD gene encoding formate dehydrogenase accessory sulfurtransferase FdhD, with amino-acid sequence MARATVRRRVVRLGEAGPRTRPDALAAEEPLEIRLGGDPLTVTMRTPGHDFDLVAGFLVGEGLVHGADQLTSLRYCAGTDAEGANTYNVVDAAVRGGRIPLSAHRNLLTTSACGLCGRDTVDAVRTHSRWKVDEDALTVDQEVLYALPDRLRAAQRTFDSTGGLHAAGLFDARGELLCIREDVGRHNAVDKVVGWALREGLLPLTGHLLLVSGRASFELTQKAALAGVPLLAAVSAPSSLAVDLAEELGLTLVGFLRGRSANVYARADRITTGAAGG; translated from the coding sequence ATGGCGCGGGCGACGGTACGGCGACGGGTGGTCCGGCTGGGCGAGGCCGGACCACGGACACGGCCGGACGCCCTGGCCGCCGAGGAACCGCTGGAGATCCGGCTCGGCGGCGACCCGCTGACCGTCACCATGCGGACGCCGGGCCACGACTTCGACCTGGTGGCCGGCTTCCTGGTCGGCGAGGGCCTGGTGCACGGCGCCGACCAGCTGACGAGCCTGCGCTACTGCGCCGGCACCGACGCCGAGGGGGCCAACACCTACAACGTGGTGGACGCGGCGGTCCGCGGCGGCCGCATCCCGCTCTCCGCCCACCGGAACCTGCTGACCACCAGCGCGTGCGGCCTCTGCGGCCGGGACACCGTGGACGCGGTCCGCACCCACAGCCGCTGGAAGGTGGACGAGGACGCCCTCACGGTCGACCAGGAGGTGCTCTACGCCCTGCCGGACCGGCTGCGGGCCGCCCAGCGGACCTTCGACTCCACCGGCGGGCTGCACGCGGCCGGGCTCTTCGACGCCCGCGGCGAACTGCTCTGCATACGCGAGGACGTCGGACGACACAACGCCGTCGACAAGGTGGTGGGGTGGGCCCTGCGGGAGGGCCTGCTGCCGCTGACCGGGCACCTGTTGCTGGTCAGCGGCCGGGCCTCGTTCGAACTGACGCAGAAGGCGGCGCTGGCGGGTGTCCCGCTGCTGGCCGCCGTCTCCGCGCCCTCCTCCCTGGCGGTGGACCTCGCCGAGGAGCTCGGGCTGACCCTGGTGGGGTTCCTGCGCGGGCGGAGCGCCAACGTCTACGCCCGCGCGGACCGGATCACGACCGGCGCCGCCGGCGGATGA